The Vicia villosa cultivar HV-30 ecotype Madison, WI unplaced genomic scaffold, Vvil1.0 ctg.000470F_1_1, whole genome shotgun sequence genomic interval TGACACTTTACATGGAACAGAGAACTTCAAAAGGCCACACAAAATTTCACAACTACCTTGGGGGAAGGATCATTTGGCACGGTTTATAAAGCAACAATGCCTACAGGAGAAGTGATAGCTGTGAAGGTGCTAGCACACAATTCCAAACAAGGGGAAAGAGAATTCCAAACAGAGGTACTAGCAAATAGCTATTATAGTACTTGGTTAATCGGACATagtatttttctttgattttgtaatgttaagatttatttatttagttctgTAAAATGATTCTTTGCTTTATTTTGATTGAGAGACTCATACACATTAAGGTTTTAGGGACAAGAAATCCAACGGCGACAATCATATAAGTGTTGTCAAATAGTAGTTAGAGCATAGAAGAATTTGAGCAAACCACTATTGTTTTGCGATATGCTATTCAATACAAAGTGTTTTCAAATAGTAGCTATAGTGGCACTATAGCATTGAAGAATTTAAGTAAACTGCTATTTACTGCCATTAGCAACTGACAACACTAATTCCTGATTAGTGACATTAATTATAATTTGAGAAACTCAAAGAATGACCAATCTATTAAGGACAGCTCATTTTCTGAACTTATGATTTTTAACCAAACGTTGTTCCAGGTGTCTCTGCTAGGAAGACTACATCACCGGAATCTTGTGAATCTGCTTGGGTACTGTGTAGATAAAGGACAGCACATACTGGTTTATCAGTTCATGAGCAATGGAAGTTTAGCAAGTATTTTGTATGGTAAGAGGAAGATCATTCTTTTCCATTCTGAGTTGGTGTTTCTTtgaatgttttaaaaatcgaatTGGAAATCTTACCTGTTTTTAGTAGTCACATAATTATTAAACTTTTTATTtctgatttttcatttttaatcttaCAAATGAATGATCTCAACTGAATATAATCCATGAATATTTCTAGGTGAAGAAAAGAAGTTAAGTTGGGATGAAAGGCTGCAAATTGCTCTTGATATTTCACATGGAATAGAGTATCTTCATGAAGGAGTATGTATGTTCCTTGATACATTTTCCGTTGTGCTATGTGAAAACGTGTTCTGATTAAACGTGAATTTGCATGGAACAGGCAGTCCCACCGGTCATACATCGTGATTTGAAGTCTCCCAATATATTGCTAGATGACACGATGAGAGCAAAGGTAATGCTGCTTGTACAAGTTCTTTTTGATGATATCATTGTCGAATAACTTTCCTAAAAATGTTGAGAAATGACAAATGATTGACTTTAATGGTAttaattatctttttcttttatcttatATATCAATTAACTTCAAAAATTTCTAAGTAGGTTGCTGATTTTGGTCTCTCTAAGGAAGAGATCTTCGATGGCCGAAATTCCGGTCTTAAAGGTACATATGGTTACATGGACCCGGCGTACATTTCCTCAAACAAGTTAACAACCAAGAGTGACATATACAGTTTTGGCATCATACTTTTTGAGCTCATCACAGCCATCCATCCTCATCAAAATTTGTTGGAATATGTTAACCTTGTAAGTTACTATTTGTTCCTGCAAAGTGCATCTTCATCTTGAattagataaataaaattttcGACAACCAAATTTAGACAACTTTCACGGCAACTTATCAAGTAGTTAATGCAGTTTAAATAGGAGGTTAATTACGTTTAATAGATGGTTAATAGAATCAGGTAAATTTATAAATCTCATTTACCAACAATATACTTTAGTTAACCACAAATTTGGACGTGGTTAACCATAGTTTTTAGGTGTTCAGCTACCTGAAGATTTGAACTCCTGAAAATTGTGGGTAATGATGTTCAAATTTGTGATTAACGAGTTTTGACACCTGATATATCCATTAACCATCTACTGAACGTAATTAGCCATATTTTTTAATTGCGTTAACCACTTAAAAAAATCTCGTGAAAATTGTCTAAGTTTCTTCTTGGTATGAATCTTCTTGTTGGATTGAAGATTTTTTTCTCTGATTTTGCTTATTTGTCTTTTACTTCAAGGCTGCAATGGAACATGATGGTATAGATGAGATACTTGACAAGCAACTTGTTGGAAAATGCAATGTTTTAGAAGTGAGGCAACTTGCTAAAACTGCACACAAATGCTTACACAAGTCACCAAAGAAAAGACCCTCCATAAGTGAAGTTTCACAAAGCATATCAAGAATAAAGCAAAGAAGATTGCGTCATGTAATGGAAGATAACTTGTCATTTGCAAATAGTAATAACTTTTCAAGAACATCAAGTCGATTAGATGATCGACAAGTTGAATTAAGTAGGATAGTTACCATGACGATCAAAGAAACTGTATAAACTAAATTACTCCAATATGAGGTGAAgttgaaaaatcaaatctttgttgTGTAGTCCACAAGGGACCATGGAAAGTTAACATCTAATCTAATGAAACTACTACTGCAAAACTTAAAATTGATGTCTCAACTTAATGTCATTATACTCACCTTaaatatcacaagtatcaacaaagGAAGGCATTTGATTTATATTCTTTATTTTCATGGATAATGAGATGATTAGGCTAATGTTATCTCATGATTTCAAGAATCAAATTAGCTGATTACGCAAATAATTACTTATTTCAGCATATTTTGAAAGGGTCCATGTTAGAGAATCTGTAAATAgtaaattatgtttaaaataaaatgcaaCTATTTATTAATGTGTCATTTTTTTAACTATATACTTAAAAAATTCTTCTATAGTTTGTGTAGTAATCAATTACTATAGTAAAGTGAATAAAATCTAAGATTCTTCGACACTTCTTAAATGGTGAGTATGTCAACCCCCTGCATTGAAGATGTCACCTTATAGCACAACAAGCTAATAAAACAATAACATAAAATCAAAATTAGAGTTGGTTGGAGATAGACGGCTTAACATGCACTTGTCATTAGCATCAACAAAATAGTTTCTTTCTTGTTTAGTAAAATatacattaaaatatttattcactCTTGTACTAATAAATTTTAATCTATATCCTAATAAAAACTAATATATGCATGTGATAAGTTCAACCTGCTAcaataaaactaaaacaaaaacaaaaagctcTCTTAATCAACTACACTCCAATGAATATTGTCAAAAGAAAATACACTTCAATGAAATTCTTTATACTGTTTGACATAAAAGTTATCAGTGAAAGGGAAAGGCAAGATGAAGTCTAAAATGAAACATCTTTCTGGCATTGCTTTCCCTTTGTTCAAACACTTCTGTTTGCCACAAATGCACATACTGAACAAAAATATCAGCTTTTGGACTTGTTTGTAGACAttctttaattataaattaaattaacttgCTCAATTATTCAGTTTCTTCAAGCTCGGGTTTTTCTTTGTACTGCTTTGGTAGACCTCGTGTTCTAAGAGTATTCATTGAGCAGGAAGTTTGGCTTTAACTCTGCAAAATGACAAAGATGTTCCATTCAGTGAAACAAAGTGTTCAGAAATTTGTCAGATTCCATGTTTTTTTTCCCTTGGCCTGGATCTGTATGTTGCAACAGGCAGTTCTTCATTGAATATGCATTACAATGAGCTCTAACTTCTAAGCATATGGAGCAATAAGCTAAGCCCGTGTTTGTTTTTGCAGCGATATACTGTTGAACGTGTGGTAGGGTTAAAATTGCTATATGCAGGTTTTGCTTGAACTCACAGTTGTATCACCGTGAAAACAAACACATTGCAACACTTCTAAGCTTCTCGTAAAGCACCAGCAGGCTTGTTAGCATCTCAGCAGATGCTCCATTTCTCTATAAACAAATAAGCTGGAATTATATTAGATTGATGCTCCTCACTAGGTGAACAAACACTAATATAAGATTAAAGTGATAAATTTATTGTAACCTTCAAATAACAAATTGATAACAGTACTTTTAGGTGTAAAACTTTTTGGAAATATGAAATAAGAACATTGCACATCAAATAACACATTAACATGTGACTGTTTGTCCTCATAATAACTTATAATCATACCTAAGACTATTGATGTCTAATTATAAGATCATGAATGTGCAGacataaaacaaaaactattACTTCCCAAACATTTGAGAATGACAATTGTTGAACATATTACTTACAGTGGGGGTGTGCACGTTTATTTATGAGCAACAGACAACTTCAAGAGTAGTATTCTGATTAACCGCTACTCAGAAAGTATGCAGAGATCGCAGATCATTTGAGTTTACTATTGTCAATTATCCACTGTGATTCCATCTGATTTCAACATAATCTTATTTTGTGTAGACTCTTGCTCACTGGTGGAAAAGCAAAGTCAGAAAATCATGTGTTGTAGTAATAAAAACAAGATTTTGATAACCATGATGTTGACAATACTATCAAGATTGTGTTCAACATATGAATGTTTTGACTTCACTAAATTTTACTTACCTTAATGGTTCATGTTCTATTTCCAAAAGATTAATAAGTTTGACTGTATAAGTCAAACTGCAATTTCCTGCCTTTTGTAGCCTTCAAGGAAGCTGCGCCATATATTGGCATTTGGAGGAAAAGGCATGTTCGCCATGACTTCTTCAGCTTCCTTTATTTGTCCATTTTTAGCAAGGAGATCTACTATGCAATGGTAATGATCGTGTTCTGGTTGAATCCCATAAATGGTTCCCATCTGCTTAAAAAGTTTCATCCCTTCACTGACTAATCCATCGTATCTGCAAGAAGAAAGCACTGCTCTGAGAGCTAATGCATCAGGCTTAAATCCCATCAACACCATGTTGTGGAATATCTTTACTGCCCCACGAGCATAACCGTTTAACCCGAGAGCAGAAATTAAAGCTGTCCATGTAATAATATTTCTGTCGGTAATTTCGTCAAAAACTTTCACTGAATTTGCAATGTTTCCACACTTTCCATACATATCAATTAGTACATTGCCCAAAAAAGTGTCGCAACTTTTAGTCTTCACAATAAGACCATGAAGAGAACTTCCCAATTCAAAACTGCAAAGCTTGGTGCACACACATAATACAGTCATAAAGGTGTATTTGTCTGGACGGATGTGTGTGGAAAGCATACGCTTGAAAAGTTCAAAAACCTCATTATAATTATTGCTCCTAGCACAGGCTGAAATGACAATATTCCAAGATACAACATCAGgcctttctaataaagaaagcaaCTTCAATGATTCATTGTAATGACCAGTTCGGTTATAGATTCCAGCAATGATGTTAGATGGAATGACAGGAAGTGGATCATTAAACTCTTGGACAAACGAAAGCGCTTCATTTATAAGACCATTTTTACTATAAGCCATAACAAGAGAGCTTAATACATACTCATGATTTTCATATCCCATTCTTAAAACCAAACTGTGGAGCTGACATAGGTCTAATACAGATGACGACTTAAGAACAGCAGAAAAGGAAAACTCGTTAGGGACACAACCCAATCGAAACATTTCTCGTAATAACAAAGTTGATGTGGAAGAGCAAATATTTGAGTAACCCAATATTAAAGCATTCCAAGAAACCACATTCTTTTCTTCTATCTGATCAAAACAGTATTGCGCAGACACCAATTTCTCGAATTTGGCATAGAAGTCTACCAATACAGTACCAACAATAACATCAGATTCAAAACCACTCCTGATAACTTTAGCATGAACACATTCTCCACAcaccaagtttctcaaaccactACACGACTCAATAACAGCTACAAATGTGGCCTGACTCGGAACCAATCCCCTCCTCAACATATTCAAAAACATCTCCAACGCCATTTGAGACTTCCCACTTTTCACCATTGAATCAATAATCATATTCCAAGACACAACATTCTGAACAGGAACCTGCTCAAACAATCTCTCTGCCAAACACAAAGCTCTACACCTAACATAAACACCAATAAGCGAATTAACCGCAGAAACATAACTGTCAAACCCACATTTAGTCATCAAACAATGAATCTGTTCACCATAACTCAAATCTTTTTCAGAATCAACGAGTCCAGACAAAAGGGCCACAAGAGAACCTTCCGACAACGACACCCCCAACCCCAATAATTCTCTAAACAAAACCTTAGCATCCTCAACAAAACCATTACAAGCCAACAAAGACAGCATAGTATTCCAAGTCACTATACTTTTATAATGCATATCATCAAACACCAAAAAAGCTTCATTCAAACACCCATTTCTCCCGAAAAACCCCAACAAAGTACTACCCACAAAAGCATCAGCATCAAAGACTCCATTTTTAATACTCAAAGCAAACAACTGAAAACCTTGAACCAACTTCAACGTTTCACAACAAAGCAAACCCGTTAACGTATACTGATTAGGAGCAAATCCACATGCCCTCAAGTGGTTCAACAAGCTCCAAGCTTCAACTACATTTCCACATCGAGTATAAGAACTGATAATCGTATTGTAAGAGACTAGTGTTCTTTGAGGCATTTCGTCGAACACCTTGCGTGCTGGAATGAAGTTGCTGTGGGATATGTAGGAGgaaatgatgttgttgttgatgaagatggactGGTTTGGAATGGGGGGTGTTGTGATGGAGAGTGCGTGGAGACGTTTTGTTGCGTCGAGGGATCGGAATGTGGAGCTTGATTCGAGGAAATTGAGGATGCGGGAAACGTGGCCATTGCAACTCATGTAGATTCTTGCTGTGAGGGAAAACACTCTTTAGGAAGTACTACTGTTCAAAAACATGAATCAAAATTTGTTGTTTAAGGAATCACTCAAAAGAATGAATTGCAATTTCAACAAGTCAATAAAAACCATTGGGACAAGGATTCTTTAAGTTTTCAATAGAAAAGTTAAAGTAACTTTACACAAATTTTAAGTGAAATAAAAGAAATAGTGGCGctgattttggagggaaaaagtaGATTAGgaaagagatagaaagaaagtTAGAGAACTGTAGAAAAATTAAAGTTAGAGGATTCAAACCCAACATTTTCATGTAAAATTTTGAGACACGACAATTTGTTTATGTAAAATTTTGTAGAAATTGATTTTTAGGTTATGAAATCTAAAGATTTTTAGTGTTTCATAGCTTAGAACTAATGAGGAGCGATTTAGTTACGTAGTTTTTACtataaatggattattttttatgttttatgggTCTGCATTCCGCCATTGATGGTGCTTGGAGTTGCAGGAATTTCCGGAGACGTATATTCAGAATGTTTCAATGTTTACCCAAAATCAGATATGCATCTTCGGAAGCAGTGTGTGCaatattttttgcctttttttgtaATGAACTCATTGTGTAACGCTTGTCTTGTCTATTTACAGAAATTATGGCTGAAAGGTCAACCCGATTAAGACACGACAGGCTTGCACAAAATCCGTTCACATGCTCTATCTACCTCTAGACAGGTTGATGCCCATGCGTCAGGTTACAAGACTCATGTATCTTCGCCTTCTTCTTTGTCCTCCCGTAGCAGGCGAGGGTCCCCTGCCCATGCCTCTCCGCCTCCATCTTCACGTAGACGTGTGAGTTCACCTATTCAGACACCTGAGGCAAGAGAGACATCCCAGGCCCAAGCGACACTGGGGGAACTTGAGGCATCTCAATCCCATGCGGCACTTGAGGCATCTCAGTCTCAGGCGACTGAGGCAGCACCTACAGCACCTCATGGTTTCAAAGGAGGCCTATTAGACTTATCACTACTGTCTCTTTACCCTGACCATGTTGTCAGACATATCTGAGACAGAGAGGTAAaatttactccctccgtcccataataAATGTCATAGTTGAcactttcacacagattaagaaaatgtaataaatgaaagagagagaatgaCAAATTTACCAAATTATCCTTATTTGTTATTGGTGTTTTCTTATCATCATTAATGTAATGTGAGATAAATAGTAAATGaagagtattaattagagggtacaattggaaaataaaaactaaaattgtaTTTGGGAACTAAAAGTGACAGTTACTTTCGGACAAATAATTTTTACAAatatgacatttattttgggCCAGAGGGAGTTGTATGAAATAGTCATTTAACCCagtgtttgttttattattaacgtttgtttgtttgaattattCTTATTAAACCATGTATACAGGAACTTTATCCACTAAAATTCATCAACCATGTGCGGAAGATCACTCGCCTAGAAGATCCCAATGAGCCGTGGTTTCAGAAACTTTTGCAGTTATCAGGGATTCGAGACTTGAGTAAAGCTAGTTACATTACAGCTGACCATGGTAAGCTTAATGCGTTTGTGGAGAGATGGCACATGGAGATGTCATCATTTCATCTAACACATGGTGAGATGTCTATCACACTGGACGATGTCTCATGTGTGCTTTCATCTTCCGATTAAGGGGAAACTTTTAGATCATGGAAGGTGTACACAAAGATGATGCACTAGAGTTGATGGTAGACTATCTAGGAGTTGACCTAGATGATGCCATTAAGGAGATTAAATTCACCCATGGGGTTCATGCTAGGTTTAGCTTTTTGCATAAGGTGTTTACAAATGAGATATCGATATCACAGATAGTTGTTGGTGATAACGAGCAGGTATGACTGCATAGAGGGTATGCTATGAGAGCATACTTGTTGTATTTGGTTGGCACTTACATTTTTATAGACAAGAGTGCCACTTATGTGGATGTCATATACCTATGGTACTTTGAGGACTTTGAGCAGACCCATGAGTACAACTGAGGGGCTGCTTGTTTGTCTACTTGTACTCTAAGTTACTGAAGGTTGTATGTGAAAGACGAGGCACGTGACAGGCAATATCACACTTTTGAAGGTAACATTTCTTGGTCTTCTATTGGTTGTGTGTCATTTTGTTAATTATTGCAACGTCGTTACCAACTAATGATTCGTGTTTTTAGGTTTGGATACTCCAGCACTTACCACGCATCTACAGTTGGTCACTTGAGCCGAATTATACAGAGGATAAGTCGTGTTCTTCTCCATTCGCCCCGCTTAGAGGGAACCAAGTGACAAAGCCGTTAAGAGTGTATATTGACCGCATGGTATTTAAGGATATACACTTTCATTGTTACGTAGATCACTCTGAGACAATTTCCTTTGACGACATAGTCTTATACTCTGGATGGTTGGCTTGCGGGTCATGTTTGACAGCTCCTCATATACCTGAGCGTGTCATGCGTCAGTTATGTTACATGCAGTATATTCCAATGAATCCTTATGTGTTTGCTCCTCCCGTTATGACACATTGAGGTATGGATGTTGAAACTATGGTATTCAGACTCAAGATGTCCTATGATTTGTTGGTATTCATGAATTAAAACAATGCTGGAAAGTAATTGAACACACaggattgttaacccagttcggtgtactacaacacctactctaggggctaccaagccaagaaggaaatccactattaatagtatcaattcaaagctaaacaactgtaggtttacaacttctcacttaatccttacccagtgcaacttctacctaagaacatcctagataagagaaacccctctcactttCAATCACTGCAGTGATGTCTGACACTAATGACACACGTTAGTGATATTGAAGGCCCTTGGCCATAATTGTTAATTACAAACAATACACGATTTAGACTTACTTAATCaacaaatacttgatcttgcttaaaagctttgatcaagaacaatagcttgaaacacaagcaacacacacttagatacttgtatcaatgatacctaagtggcacacatacattcaatacttagaagcttatgaatgcataacagaACTTACAACTCGATAAAACAGTTCACCTCTTATATCAACATGATAATAAAGAGGCTCACAATAATAAGGCAAACCTTAACCTAATCCCGTAAGCTCTACTTTTCAAAAGGTTTGTAGCTTGATATTTATAGCACACATCTGGTCTGGACTTGGGCTTCAAAACATAGTAGGGAGACTGCTAGAGAATTGCAAGATATTCTCCAAGAAAATATATCTTTTATCACTAGTTTTCTAAATATTCTCCAAATCAAATatctttaaaacaaataaaatctttTATCCTTAGGTTAAGTGTTAtattggattgcataatattctccaAATATTTTGCATCTGTAACAACTTAACCAGAAGCCCAACTTAACACTTAGTCACGATGTCAGATGATCTTTGCATAGGACATCTTATTCGACATGTATACCAGATGTAGTTGATAGAACATCATGTTCAACATATATTTTCTGCAATGTTGAAACATTATATCTAACATGTTGTCTAATTTGTTTCACTAAAATGCCAACCATACAAACAGAGAATCTACAATCTCTTCCTTTgataaattttggctaaaacaaattttttcagatttcaacaacaaaacaaacacaacaaaaagTCTAGCATTATTGCAGCAGTCTTCATATCCAAATATGATATTAAAAACCGGTTAATTATTAGTATGATTTTAATCAAATCCATATTTTGGACATGTTATTAATATGGTTTTAACTAAATCCGTACTTTAAACAtccatataaaaaaataaaattagtcttttttaaaaaaaaaattcaaaaaatatcttaattttttataaaaatatttttaaattaaaagactaattttattttttttatatggatGTTTAAAGTACGGATTTAGTtaagatataaaaaaataaaattattcttttaattttttctaaaaatatttttttaaaaaagaaaatgttttttaatttaaatcaaaattaattataaaactaGTTTTGTTtataactatttaaaaaaaataaaatctagtTAAGATAATTGGTTTTCATAACCGATTACAACATATGAATTATATATGGTTATGAATTGATTATGGGAATTAACATTTTATGAGCATCTTAACATAAATTACAAAGAGTTGATAGATGCAGTTGGAGCTTATTGGAGTTAAACCCAAAATTTTGAATAATTCATTATCGCTACACAATGATAATGAAAgaaacaagaaagaaaatttgAGAAGAAAGGTgaattagggtttgaaaaaaaataagaggaggaagaagaatattttttgcagagtttctctctgcccacaaactgtagAAAATCTTATTCACTTTGCAACTGCAAAATTCGGTGAATGTAAGTGTATACAAAATAGGgattactccctctatttatagttttatgtTGCTTTCTCCGTAAGCCAAAGCCAAAaacataaaagcccaaaatacctaattCTGCTAACACTACAAAATTAGGCCTAAGTCGAAATACTTGTCTAGGCAACTCCTTCGACATTTTAACACACACTAGGCTAGACTATTTTGACAGAACCTTCCTTCAATCGAGCAACCTGCTTCTACACAAAGAATTACAATATCAACACACCatctaattcattgtgtctaagatatctacattcatcatagctcttagtcttctgaacaCTCGACCTGCACAcccttcgtcatgatatctgcaatctgattctcagttctgcagtgtttCACGTTCATCTTTCCTTTAGCTACCTtctctcgaagataatggaacctaATTTCGATAAGCTTGCTTCTGCCATGTGCTATCGGATTCTTTTCCAGTTTGATAGCTGATATGTTTTCGATCTTCATGATAATTGTTCCAtgatcttcttctataatctcatCGGCCAAATTTACCATTCATGTTGCTTGACATACACAAAGGAAATCAGCTATGTACTCTATTTCACATGATGAGAGTTCCATTAGTGGTTCCTTTCTCAAACTAgaagcaactggtgcaccacctagcataaacacataaccaacTGTGCATTTTTtatcctcagcatcactacaccaacttgagTTGGTGTAACCTACTAACTAGCATTCGTTTCCTTTATCAGTTGCAGGAAATAAAATGCTATGGTCGAGATTTCCTTTAAGATACCTTAATATCTTCTTCTTCGTTGATAgatgtgatacctttggcttttGTATGAATCTACTCACCTTACCTACATTATATTGTATGCTAAGTTAGGCCTTGTGTGACAAATATACcttaatgacccaataagtcttttgtattgggttgggtcgacatcatcTTCATTTGATTCTTTCGACAGTTCCAGTCTTAGTTCTACAGTTGTCGAAGTCGAGTTACaatcttccatctcaaatctcttgagaatttcatttgcatatcttctttgatgcatcattaaCTCTCTATTTCTCTTGTAGAATTCTATTCCAAGGAAATACGAAATGTCGCCCAAATCAAACCTTTCGAACtccttgctaagatcacctttgaaatcttcaatctctttcttgcagctacctgttatcaacaagtcatcgacatagagacatagacacatagtataagcaattccttgttgcttcttcttacatatgcTCCATGCTCATTTttgcacttcacaaattccttcTCCCTTAGAAATTGTCAATCTTCTCATTCCAAGCTCCTGGAGCTTGCTTAAGTCCATACGAGGCTTTATGAAATCATTCAGGCTTTCAAGTACTAACAAGTTTCAGCCTTTCCTCATAATTATAGCATCTctaataccttcagctgctagagtattgtcatttgcaaatttcaccatgttcttcattaagggctttatgttgacaaaccaatctttcctttCAGACATGTGTGATATGCATCCCGAATCCAAGTATCATTGGTTCTTGAATCTCTCTTCATCTCTTGTTGTGACCATTAacatcatctcttcttcttcgtattttgcaaactttgcatcactttcttgattcttATGCTTTCTGGACAATCACTAGAATAGTGACCATATTTCTGACAATTTAAACATTCAATGAAACTTTTGTCAtgctttcgaccaccacctcttcctctacctgcaacaccac includes:
- the LOC131628677 gene encoding calcium/calmodulin-regulated receptor-like kinase 2 is translated as MVRQSNLVIIGVSVGLALGILISCLIFFGIRWCKKRSHITRSANEPSLTTLPIRTNGVEASTDFSASITSSVTTSRSENLPRNSNFSWWNHQNKDRFASASGILKYSYKELQKATQNFTTTLGEGSFGTVYKATMPTGEVIAVKVLAHNSKQGEREFQTEVSLLGRLHHRNLVNLLGYCVDKGQHILVYQFMSNGSLASILYGEEKKLSWDERLQIALDISHGIEYLHEGAVPPVIHRDLKSPNILLDDTMRAKVADFGLSKEEIFDGRNSGLKGTYGYMDPAYISSNKLTTKSDIYSFGIILFELITAIHPHQNLLEYVNLAAMEHDGIDEILDKQLVGKCNVLEVRQLAKTAHKCLHKSPKKRPSISEVSQSISRIKQRRLRHVMEDNLSFANSNNFSRTSSRLDDRQVELSRIVTMTIKETV
- the LOC131628676 gene encoding pentatricopeptide repeat-containing protein At3g58590 → MSCNGHVSRILNFLESSSTFRSLDATKRLHALSITTPPIPNQSIFINNNIISSYISHSNFIPARKVFDEMPQRTLVSYNTIISSYTRCGNVVEAWSLLNHLRACGFAPNQYTLTGLLCCETLKLVQGFQLFALSIKNGVFDADAFVGSTLLGFFGRNGCLNEAFLVFDDMHYKSIVTWNTMLSLLACNGFVEDAKVLFRELLGLGVSLSEGSLVALLSGLVDSEKDLSYGEQIHCLMTKCGFDSYVSAVNSLIGVYVRCRALCLAERLFEQVPVQNVVSWNMIIDSMVKSGKSQMALEMFLNMLRRGLVPSQATFVAVIESCSGLRNLVCGECVHAKVIRSGFESDVIVGTVLVDFYAKFEKLVSAQYCFDQIEEKNVVSWNALILGYSNICSSTSTLLLREMFRLGCVPNEFSFSAVLKSSSVLDLCQLHSLVLRMGYENHEYVLSSLVMAYSKNGLINEALSFVQEFNDPLPVIPSNIIAGIYNRTGHYNESLKLLSLLERPDVVSWNIVISACARSNNYNEVFELFKRMLSTHIRPDKYTFMTVLCVCTKLCSFELGSSLHGLIVKTKSCDTFLGNVLIDMYGKCGNIANSVKVFDEITDRNIITWTALISALGLNGYARGAVKIFHNMVLMGFKPDALALRAVLSSCRYDGLVSEGMKLFKQMGTIYGIQPEHDHYHCIVDLLAKNGQIKEAEEVMANMPFPPNANIWRSFLEGYKRQEIAV
- the LOC131628715 gene encoding uncharacterized protein LOC131628715; this encodes MAERQVDAHASGYKTHVSSPSSLSSRSRRGSPAHASPPPSSRRRVSSPIQTPEARETSQAQATLGELEASQSHAALEASQSQATEAAPTAPHGFKGGLLDLSLLSLYPDHVELYPLKFINHVRKITRLEDPNEPWFQKLLQLSGIRDLSKASYITADHGKLNAFVERWHMEMSSFHLTHGEMSITLDDVSCVLSSSD